The Streptomyces sp. NBC_00344 genome includes a window with the following:
- a CDS encoding NUDIX hydrolase has protein sequence MATPDFIREIRATAGHQLLLLPGVSAVVLDDAGQVLLGRRADTGKWSIIGGIPEPGEQPADTAVREVYEETAVRCVPERVILVQALKEIEYPNGDHCQFMDISMLCRATGGRARVNDDESLDVGWFAVDALPELAEFALTRIKQALAVEPTWFAPASTR, from the coding sequence ATGGCTACTCCCGACTTCATCCGTGAGATCCGCGCGACCGCAGGCCACCAGCTTCTGCTGCTGCCCGGGGTGAGCGCCGTCGTCCTCGACGACGCGGGGCAGGTGTTGCTCGGCCGTCGGGCCGACACCGGGAAATGGTCGATCATCGGGGGCATCCCCGAACCGGGCGAACAGCCCGCGGACACAGCCGTCCGTGAGGTCTACGAGGAGACAGCCGTACGGTGCGTGCCGGAGCGGGTGATCCTCGTACAGGCGCTCAAGGAGATCGAGTACCCCAACGGCGACCACTGCCAGTTCATGGACATCAGCATGCTCTGCAGGGCGACCGGCGGCCGGGCGCGGGTCAACGACGACGAGTCCCTCGACGTGGGCTGGTTCGCTGTGGACGCACTTCCCGAGCTGGCGGAGTTCGCGCTGACCAGGATCAAGCAGGCGCTCGCCGTCGAACCCACCTGGTTCGCACCCGCGTCGACCCGGTGA
- a CDS encoding MFS transporter: MSVAPTPFDAERPAPDVPAAGSRGPLSRLYRRDLAEYPPTGRRMGYLAIVVVTTVVLYYMLYIQYAVATSIITHFHMTYPYFIWVSVIGNAIGAFASLLAGLADRWGRANLVVYGLLVAALLVFFGLPNASSKTAYLVLFALVSFIEGIVLVATPALIRDFSPQLGRATAMGYWTMGPVVGSLVVTTVTSNTLSSSSWQDELRYSAAAGLVVFVAAFFALRELSPGLRDQIMVSLRDRALVEARAKGIDPESVRRGEWRHMLRLDILGSAFAISAFLLLYFAAVGNFVVYFATNYGFSEQRTNGLANWYWAANAIALVLVGLLSDRLKVRKPFMIAGGVGTVVATAVFATRATHAGTGYYTFAWLFIAIGVFSGIAYAPWMASFTETVEKRNPAATAAGLAVWGWTIRIVVAVSSACIPAVVTSVTPLVEHGAQVTAAQTQAGPALAVVRAHPQLFAEMGKYTPATMPAALGARAVKEVGPADLALVQKAQPQLKVLQEYGPRVQKAAEDGPGEWRTWWWICVGGQVLFLPFVFVMAGRWSPKKARQDAEEHQLAVDREMAALASAEV; the protein is encoded by the coding sequence ATGTCCGTCGCCCCGACGCCCTTCGATGCCGAGAGGCCCGCACCGGACGTGCCGGCTGCCGGCTCCCGCGGCCCGCTCTCCCGGCTCTACCGCCGTGACCTGGCGGAGTACCCGCCGACCGGACGGCGGATGGGATATCTGGCGATCGTTGTCGTCACCACGGTCGTGCTCTATTACATGCTGTACATCCAGTACGCCGTGGCCACGTCGATCATCACGCACTTCCACATGACGTACCCGTACTTCATCTGGGTCTCGGTGATCGGCAACGCCATCGGGGCCTTCGCCTCCCTGCTCGCCGGTCTCGCCGACCGGTGGGGACGGGCGAATCTGGTGGTGTACGGGCTCCTGGTGGCCGCACTGCTGGTCTTCTTCGGGCTGCCGAACGCGTCGAGCAAGACCGCCTATCTGGTGCTCTTCGCACTCGTGAGCTTCATCGAGGGCATCGTTCTGGTGGCCACGCCGGCACTGATCAGGGACTTCTCACCGCAGCTCGGGCGTGCCACCGCGATGGGCTACTGGACGATGGGCCCGGTCGTGGGCAGCCTGGTGGTCACCACGGTCACCAGCAACACCCTCTCCTCGTCCAGCTGGCAGGACGAGCTGCGCTACTCGGCCGCCGCCGGGCTGGTCGTCTTCGTCGCGGCGTTCTTCGCACTGCGGGAGCTCTCGCCGGGGCTGCGGGATCAGATCATGGTGAGCCTGCGGGACCGTGCTCTGGTCGAGGCCCGCGCCAAGGGGATCGACCCGGAGTCGGTTCGGCGCGGGGAGTGGCGGCACATGCTCCGCCTGGACATCCTGGGTTCCGCCTTCGCCATCTCCGCGTTCCTGCTCCTGTATTTCGCGGCGGTCGGCAACTTCGTCGTCTACTTCGCCACCAACTACGGCTTCAGCGAGCAGCGCACCAACGGGCTGGCCAACTGGTACTGGGCGGCGAACGCCATCGCTCTGGTGCTGGTGGGGCTGCTCTCGGACCGGCTGAAAGTGCGTAAGCCCTTCATGATCGCAGGTGGTGTCGGCACCGTGGTGGCCACGGCGGTCTTCGCCACGCGCGCCACCCATGCGGGCACCGGTTACTACACCTTCGCCTGGTTGTTCATCGCTATCGGTGTGTTCAGCGGGATCGCCTACGCGCCATGGATGGCGAGCTTCACCGAGACGGTGGAGAAGCGCAATCCGGCGGCGACAGCGGCGGGGCTTGCGGTGTGGGGCTGGACCATCCGCATCGTGGTCGCCGTTTCGTCGGCCTGCATCCCGGCGGTTGTCACCTCCGTCACCCCTCTGGTGGAGCACGGCGCCCAGGTGACCGCGGCGCAGACCCAGGCAGGGCCCGCGCTGGCAGTGGTCCGGGCCCATCCGCAGCTCTTCGCGGAGATGGGCAAGTACACCCCCGCGACCATGCCGGCCGCCCTCGGAGCCCGCGCCGTCAAGGAGGTCGGCCCCGCGGACCTGGCCCTGGTGCAGAAGGCACAACCGCAGCTCAAGGTGTTGCAGGAGTACGGCCCGCGGGTGCAGAAGGCAGCCGAGGACGGGCCCGGTGAATGGCGCACCTGGTGGTGGATCTGTGTCGGCGGCCAAGTTCTCTTCCTGCCCTTCGTCTTCGTGATGGCGGGCCGGTGGAGCCCGAAGAAGGCACGCCAGGACGCCGAGGAACATCAGCTGGCGGTCGACCGCGAGATGGCGGCTCTGGCCTCTGCCGAGGTCTGA